Proteins from a genomic interval of Spea bombifrons isolate aSpeBom1 chromosome 4, aSpeBom1.2.pri, whole genome shotgun sequence:
- the NUDT18 gene encoding 8-oxo-dGDP phosphatase NUDT18 — MSSALEEELKTLLSGGAIPAPETFDVAPGNPQPLRLRHNVCYIVMGVILNEQDEVLMMQEAKAECRGSWYLPAGRLEKGETLVEGVCREVKEETGLVCQPLTLLAVEERGTAWVRFVFLAQHTGGSLKTSLSADAESLQAAWWDTVSVMPLRCKDIVPLIQLAKSYHHRPSHPLTLPALLPCPHLAIRLLLLCLGPCGEMWVLQSSAEPPHLPVTVCGPRRGSILTPLRNMLEEPPLHFGILGLQHQGGEGADGVCFNIMAGLHASQPPLITTEALCWGLVQDEELKVKLGHILKEKTLLPLYS; from the exons ATGTCCTCCGCCTTGGAGGAAGAGCTGAAGACCCTTCTGTCTGGAGGTGCTATCCCGGCTCCTGAGACATTTGATGTGGCCCCTGGGAATCCCCAGCCTCTGAGACTGAGACACAATGTCTGCTACATCGTCATGGGGGTGATACTGAATGAACAG GATGAGGTGTTGATGATGCAGGAGGCGAAGGCTGAGTGTCGGGGGAGCTGGTACCTCCCGGCCGGGAGgctggagaagggggagaccctgGTAGAGGGCGTCTGTCGAGAGGTGAAGGAGGAAACCGGACTGGTTTGCCAGCCTCTGACTCTGCTGGCcgtggaggagagaggaactgCCTGGGTTCGATTTGTGTTCCTGGCTCAACACACAG GTGGATCGCTGAAGACTTCCCTCTCTGCAGACGCGGAGTCGCTGCAGGCTGCATGGTGGGACACGGTCTCAGTCATGCCTCTTCGTTGCAAAGATATTGTCCCCCTCATCCAGCTGGCTAAATCTTACCACCACCGACCCTCGCACCCCCTGACTCTGCCAGCGCTCCTCCCTTGCCCCCACCTCGCCATCCGTTTGCTTCTTCTGTGCCTTGGTCCCTGCGGGGAAATGTGGGTCCTGCAGAGCTCCGCTGAGCCTCCCCACCTTCCGGTTACGGTGTGTGGGCCGCGTAGGGGAAGCATCCTTACCCCTCTGCGAAACATGCTGGAGGAGCCTCCTCTGCACTTCGGCATTTTGGGGTTACAGCACCAGGGTGGGGAAGGCGCAGATGGGGTTTGCTTCAATATCATGGCTGGACTTCATGCCTCACAACCCCCTTTAATCACAACAGAGGCCCTTTGCTGGGGACTTGTACAGGATGAAGAACTGAAGGTAAAACTTGGACATATTCTGAAGGAAAAGACTCTACTACCTCTGTATAGCTGA